In Macadamia integrifolia cultivar HAES 741 unplaced genomic scaffold, SCU_Mint_v3 scaffold1525, whole genome shotgun sequence, the sequence cctctctctctctctctctctctctctctctctctctctctctgacctAATTAGAAATGGCAAAGAAAGGTAAGAGTAACATTCCTAATTAGTAAGTACACATGGTGAACATGCAAGAGGTTACTCAAGGGGTTAGCACAGTTGACTTGGAGGGGACACGGTACTCCGTCTCAGGAAGCGAGGTCCTATGATTTGATTAACTTCGCCactgcacctaacttcttggggccacgATACGAGAGTTTTCGTCCCAGATACCAAGAAGTGAGGTCCCATGATTTGATTACCTTCGTCGCTGCATTTAACTTCTTGGGGCCATCGTACGAGAGTTTTCATCGCAAATTGACCCGATCCTGTATAAGTGGTATCTTCCGCCTCAAATTGATCTGGTCATGTGTAAGTGGAATCAAAGATTCGGACACCCTGATTAGTTTGAATGCCACGTGTCAAGTCCATACACTTGGCATTGGGACCTGGAGATGAAAATGCAGATAGAATTGGACCCATCACCAGGGCGAGCCAAGATTGCTCAAATGGTCGACCCAACAAACCGGTGCTCTTACTGTTTCCGGTCTAACCGTCTTTTCTCCATCAACCTAATCTTTAACAGTTCTAATTTATTCATTTCTGTGAATGTCTATGATGGTATGCATGTTAGGGTTTGGAGGCAATTCAGCTACTATGTTCTTCCTTATATTCGCGATTCTCGCCAACATCATTGGTGTGGCATCGAAGTTTGCTGGCGGCAGCCATATAAGGTTATGGAGGAATGAGAGCCTTGCATCTGCAGCTTCTTCAGCTCTCGTAGCTTGGGCCATCACTGCCCTTGCATTTGGGTACGTAAATAGTTATTATTGCATGGGCATCTTAAATGTAATTGTTTTTTAGGGAGGGGCTTGattgaaataataaatgaaaatatttatatGTAATTGCAGGTTTGCATGTAAAGAGATCGACATAGGAGGGTACAGGAGATGGAGATTGAAGGTTTTGGAGGCCTTCATAATAATACTCACTTTCACCCAACTTCTCTACCTGCTATTGGTCCATGCAGGAATCTTCAGCAGCAAGTTTGGTCCCGGGTATCGTGAAACCGATTACACGGTCGGGGCACCCGGCACGGATCCGGGTCACAAGGATGGTGTGAGTACTAGGGTAGTTTAACTAGCTTGTGATAAGAATATTAATGAATTAATCATGTATTAATTGAAAGTAAGTCTTTAATTATGTGTTAAAGTCTCTATCTTTaccttttccccttcttttagtTGCTTTATTTaagtgggggaggggggtggtgATAGCTATGATGTAATTAGTGAGTGGGTCTTTCTGTTTGTAACTTTGTAAACAAGATTaacttttgtttcttctctctaATGATGATTATGAATTTATGgcatttgtaattatatttttctttttgtcgtATTGTGATTATGGGGGGTTTTAACTCTTCCATCTTTGGGTCTTTTTGTAGCTTGTTTGGCTGCGGAGAAAACCTTTTGTTTTTAGTCGGAACCTTCGCCTCAAGAAGCATGTAGTTTTGAGTTTGACTCTTTTATCTCTTTAGAGTCATTTACATGGGGCGTTTAGtgttctttattgtttttagtAAAAATTTAATGGTAATACTTTGGTTTTAGGAGCATGTAGTTTTGAGTTTGACTCATTTTATCTCTTTGGGGTCACTTATACAGtgtttttgttttagttttttttttttttttNNNNNNNNNNNNNNNNNNNNgatgagaagagaaaaaatcagactaatagagaggaagaaagaagaatatcagagaaagaaaaaaaggggaagatagAGAGAATCGgtagccatggtttcaaaaccaagaaaaaaaaaaaccttcaaatttctgttcttcaaaatctaaactgaacttctccatcgtttacatgtccaatataaaggaaaaaaatcaaacaattaatggaaactacttgaaaggaaactattctaaaattagaagctagctaatttaaaaagaaattatttctaaaacaaaagaaaatcaaatcaaaagatattgttttctttttctaagtccatcgtgcatctgcatcaactcttccGGTCTTAAAAGACATTGAGTTAGGTTATGCTTCCAAGATTCCCTTGTAAATCGCTCGCTGATGAGGTAGCACATATCTCAAAacagaagatgggaacataacaccaagaggagggagagtaggttgaCGTGTCACTGGAGCTGGAGTAGGAGTCAGtagacgacgtggcatgtctaaTAATGCGTGTGGCCttattaagtacatacgacctccttgcttcatcttgatggtgttccgtgcgccatcatagagaatgtcTGCATGTCGTTGCCAATGTCGCcttagaagaatgtcgcagtgcgccaatggggtgaccaa encodes:
- the LOC122064109 gene encoding membrane protein PM19L-like, translating into MSMMVCMLGFGGNSATMFFLIFAILANIIGVASKFAGGSHIRLWRNESLASAASSALVAWAITALAFGFACKEIDIGGYRRWRLKVLEAFIIILTFTQLLYLLLVHAGIFSSKFGPGYRETDYTVGAPGTDPGHKDGVSTRVV